From a region of the Triticum aestivum cultivar Chinese Spring chromosome 7D, IWGSC CS RefSeq v2.1, whole genome shotgun sequence genome:
- the LOC123164359 gene encoding glutamate receptor 2.8-like — MEFAHAVSLLVILSLRTVPAATTAAVPVRAGVQDPADGASTGGRGGIAVAPGAYHLDRLPGGSPEDATPAAKKWTFIYYSFLASRFSTFTFTGYCIDVFEAAVKNLPHVLDYDFVVVDGLYDQIVRNVSSGIFDAAVGDITITAERAVHVDFTMPYIESGVSLLVLNEDDSKPTIEWVFLKPLTMELWLAIVGGFFLTGIVVWMIERPKNLEYQGSSSRQFSTALYFSFSTLTFSHGQIIRSPLSQIVVVIWCFVVLVIVQSYTASLSSILTAKRLRPSVTNLGQLLSDGDYIGYPSGSFVYSVLKKQGFAKNRLKAYAMEEEYANALRKGSKNGGVAAIVDELPYLTSFLSDPRYHNEFQMVNGLYKTPGFGFVFPQDSPLVHSLSVAILGLIGGDEGSRIEAKWLGTTTPLPSYGIPNTDTTPLTLRSFSGLFIITVCISALMLLIRIAKLVHAKYTKVRHSDMQSADGDGGSEGHGGSVTLQNDMGDRPTDDQPHHEARYEDPQGVSGIRESPGDVEPNGSVPEYAILIEMSTQ; from the exons ATGGAGTTCGCGCACGCCGTCTCTTTGCTCGTTATACTCTCGCTCCGGACCGTACCGGCCGCCACGACAGCCGCTGTGCCGGTGCGAGCCGGCGTCCAGGATCCGGCAGACGGCGCTAGCACGGGGGGCCGCGGAGGCATCGCAGTGGCGCCGGGGGCCTACCACCTGGACCGGCTTCCCGGTGGCTCACCCGAAGATGCTACACCGGCTG CAAAGAAATGGACATTTATATACTATAGTTTTTTAGCAAGTCGATTTTCCACATTTACAT TCACTGGCTACTGCATTGACGTCTTTGAGGCTGCCGTGAAGAACCTACCACATGTTCTTGATTACGACTTCGTTGTAGTCGACGGTTTGTATGACCAAATAGTGCGCAATGTGTCTTCAGGG ATCTTTGATGCAGCAGTGGGTGACATAACCATAACTGCCGAGCGAGCTGTTCATGTGGACTTCACGATGCCATACATTGAGTCGGGCGTGTCATTGCTTGTGCTCAACGAGGATGACTCCAAGCCAACAATTGAATGGGTCTTCTTAAAGCCACTGACAATGGAACTTTGGTTAGCAATTGTGGGTGGCTTCTTTCTCACTGGAATAGTTGTGTGGATGATTGAGCGGCCTAAAAACCTGGAGTACCAAGGATCGAGTTCGAGACAGTTCAGCACCGCTCTCTACTTTTCTTTCTCTACTTTGACATTTTCTCATG GTCAAATTATTAGAAGCCCTCTGTCACAAATTGTTGTGGTGATATGGTGCTTTGTCGTGCTGGTTATAGTGCAGAGCTACACAGCTAGCTTATCATCCATTCTGACTGCAAAGAGGCTCCGGCCTTCTGTGACAAATCTTGGCCAGCTCCTATCAGATGGTGATTATATTGGATACCCATCTGGATCATTTGTATATTCTGTCTTGAAAAAACAAGGCTTCGCCAAAAATAGGTTAAAGGCCTATGCGATGGAAGAGGAATATGCTAATGCTTTGAGAAAGGGCTCAAAGAATGGAGGTGTCGCGGCTATAGTTGATGAGCTCCCCTATTTAACCTCTTTTCTCTCTGACCCTCGATATCATAACGAGTTCCAGATGGTTAACGGCTTATATAAGACACCTGGATTTGGTTTT GTGTTTCCACAAGATTCTCCACTGGTACATAGTCTTTCAGTTGCCATCTTGGGCCTGATAGGTGGGGATGAGGGATCACGAATTGAAGCAAAATGGTTAGGCACAACGACACCATTGCCGAGTTATGGCATCCCCAACACTGACACCACACCTCTCACTTTGCGAAGTTTCTCTGGTCTCTTCATCATCACTGTATGTATCTCAGCTCTCATGCTGTTGATAAGGATTGCCAAGTTGGTTCATGCCAAATACACCAAAGTGAGGCATTCTGATATGCAGAGTGCCGATGGGGATGGTGGAAGTGAAGGCCACGGAGGATCTGTTACGCTGCAGAATGACATGGGCGACAGGCCTACGGATGATCAACCCCACCATGAAGCCAGATATGAGGATCCCCAGGGTGTCAGCGGGATCAGAGAAAGTCCTGGTGATGTAGAGCCCAATGGATCTGTGCCCGAATACGCCATCCTAATCGAGATGAGCACTCAATGA